From Homalodisca vitripennis isolate AUS2020 chromosome 1, UT_GWSS_2.1, whole genome shotgun sequence, the proteins below share one genomic window:
- the LOC124353259 gene encoding uncharacterized protein LOC124353259: MFINDNGESLAGNFLLFADDVKFFKEVTSIHQQHELQEDLLRIEQWCGRNAMQLNAHKCQVISFGRSKTLLHFDFSLYGLLLDRVTVIKDLRLYMTPSLDPGIHITKTCSKANCVLGFISRTSRNALTPATLKTLYVTLVRPIVEYGSTVWAPQQIGHCDHLNKVQRRFLRLVGVRSGIRYPDIDIQVIASQHQILSLSSRRVALDLIFLFKIFNSLVECPELLRHIDLHVSAATRLLQPFSKHSHQTVYAYQSVIPRLLRLGNAAHRLEYFGVSMLVFRRRVFSWVSEHDAH, from the coding sequence ATGTTCATAAACGATAACGGGGAGTCACTAGCCGGAAACTTTCTTCTATTTGCCGATGATGTTAAGTTCTTCAAGGAGGTGACTTCAATCCATCAACAACATGAGCTCCAGGAGGATCTGCTTAGGATAGAACAGTGGTGTGGTAGGAATGCTATGCAACTGAATGCTCATAAATGTCAAGTAATATCATTTGGAAGATCAAAAACTTTGCTGCACTTTGACTTCTCTTTGTATGGCTTGTTACTGGATAGAGTGACAGTTATAAAGGACTTGAGGTTGTACATGACACCATCCTTGGATCCAGGTATACATATCACCAAGACTTGTTCTAAAGCCAATTGTGTTCTAGGGTTCATTTCCCGAACATCAAGAAACGCCCTAACTCCTGCAACATTGAAGACCCTCTACGTGACTCTTGTTCGTCCCATTGTTGAATATGGTTCTACTGTCTGGGCTCCCCAACAGATTGGACATTGCGACCATCTAAATAAAGTTCAGAGGCGTTTTCTGCGATTGGTAGGAGTTAGAAGTGGCATCCGTTATCCTGATATTGATATACAGGTTATTGCAAGCCAACACCAGATCCTTTCGCTTTCATCTAGAAGGGTGGCTCTTGACCTTATATTTCTATTCAAGATTTTCAATAGTTTGGTTGAATGCCCTGAGCTCCTGCGTCACATAGACCTTCATGTATCTGCCGCAACCCGCCTTCTGCAGCCTTTCTCCAAGCACTCACACCAGACTGTCTACGCCTACCAGAGTGTAATTCCACGTCTGCTGCGTTTGGGAAATGCTGCCCACCGGTTGGAATACTTTGGCGTATCCATGCTGGTGTTTCGGAGGCGGGTCTTCTCTTGGGTGTCTGAGCATGATGCACATTGA